From Gimesia panareensis, the proteins below share one genomic window:
- a CDS encoding sulfatase family protein: protein MKIKSASLFFVAIFLFSLQIQAAEQHHKKQPNILIILCDDLGYGDLACYGHPHIKTPNLNQLASQGMRLTDCYASAPVCSPSRAGLLTGRTPNRLGVYDWIPEGHPMHLKREETTIAQLLQQAGYDTAHVGKWHCNGLFNSSEQPQPGDHGFRHWFSTQNNAIPTHENPVNFVRNGKPVGEIEGFSCQIVADEGIQWLKGQRDKEKPFFLHVCFHEPHERVASPPELVKQYLDESIYEDQAQYFANVANMDAAVGRLMKTLDDLKLADDTFVFFTSDNGPETLNRYGKGSRRSWGSPGVLRGMKLHIYEGGIRVPGIIRWPGHIAPGQENHTPVCSVDLLPTFCAMANVPLPRERPLDGTNLLPLFSGKSIERTTPLFWNYYRAYSTPRVAMREGDWKVVAHWSGPEGILPLGNNVNSISQQIIKNAKLTKFELYNLKQDISEQHNLAWQEQDRLKAMQKKLVQKYAAVQQEGPVWDTTEYEQIREKRLFPQKSKK from the coding sequence ATGAAAATAAAAAGCGCCTCACTATTTTTCGTTGCGATCTTCCTGTTCAGCTTGCAGATTCAGGCTGCAGAACAACATCACAAAAAACAGCCGAACATTCTCATCATCTTGTGCGATGACCTCGGCTATGGCGATCTGGCCTGTTATGGGCACCCTCATATTAAAACACCAAACCTCAACCAGTTGGCCTCGCAGGGCATGCGGCTGACCGACTGCTATGCCAGTGCCCCGGTCTGTTCTCCCTCCCGGGCGGGACTGCTGACGGGACGAACTCCAAATCGACTGGGCGTTTACGACTGGATTCCCGAGGGGCATCCGATGCATCTGAAGCGGGAAGAGACTACGATCGCACAATTGTTGCAGCAGGCGGGGTATGATACGGCCCATGTAGGGAAATGGCACTGCAATGGTCTGTTTAATTCCAGTGAGCAGCCTCAACCCGGCGATCATGGTTTTCGGCACTGGTTCAGTACTCAGAACAATGCGATTCCCACTCACGAGAATCCGGTAAATTTCGTCAGGAATGGGAAACCGGTAGGAGAGATTGAAGGATTTTCCTGCCAGATCGTGGCTGACGAAGGGATTCAATGGCTCAAAGGTCAACGCGACAAAGAGAAACCGTTTTTCCTGCATGTCTGCTTTCATGAACCACATGAGCGGGTCGCCTCGCCCCCGGAACTGGTCAAGCAATATCTGGATGAAAGCATTTACGAAGACCAGGCTCAATACTTTGCGAATGTTGCCAACATGGATGCAGCGGTTGGCCGATTGATGAAGACACTCGATGATTTGAAGCTCGCGGATGACACGTTCGTATTCTTTACCTCAGATAACGGTCCGGAAACGTTGAATCGCTATGGAAAAGGATCTCGCCGTTCCTGGGGATCGCCGGGGGTTCTGCGGGGTATGAAACTTCACATTTATGAAGGTGGGATTCGGGTTCCCGGGATCATCCGCTGGCCCGGACACATTGCCCCTGGCCAGGAAAATCACACCCCCGTCTGTAGCGTGGACCTGCTGCCCACGTTCTGCGCGATGGCGAATGTCCCGTTGCCTCGGGAGCGACCGTTGGACGGGACCAACCTGTTGCCCCTGTTTTCGGGAAAGTCGATTGAGAGAACCACTCCTCTGTTCTGGAATTACTATCGAGCTTACAGTACGCCGCGGGTGGCGATGCGTGAAGGAGACTGGAAAGTAGTCGCCCACTGGAGCGGCCCTGAGGGGATTCTTCCTCTGGGAAACAATGTGAACTCGATTTCGCAGCAGATCATCAAAAACGCAAAGCTGACCAAATTCGAACTCTATAACCTCAAACAGGACATCAGCGAACAGCATAACCTGGCCTGGCAGGAACAGGATCGCCTGAAAGCAATGCAGAAAAAACTGGTTCAAAAGTATGCCGCGGTCCAGCAGGAAGGTCCCGTCTGGGATACCACAGAGTACGAACAGATCCGCGAAAAACGACTGTTTCCTCAGAAATCTAAGAAATGA